One Tolypothrix bouteillei VB521301 DNA window includes the following coding sequences:
- the cas5d gene encoding type I-D CRISPR-associated protein Cas5/Csc1: MTTIPFQQAKLVELICLEPVFFASRELSDTYYTEGTIGNYALTYALGLVYSPYRLQGQATGRPTYKEDFEAIAQAFYILPASPANGRVTFRFERFNALSDAYWYAMTNNRVATAREDLPLQRQGKKPNSFRPSNFPQTGRLRMIERGNKFQTVVFGDRELPDYIRVGKFASKVKVNVLEQFDVISLPNGQYQTRAYLNVADLPPQIEILSFDLISMPPAPILKNLHFQGTAWQVGEIIVPSGLQFCCGARSND, from the coding sequence ATGACAACAATTCCTTTTCAGCAGGCAAAGCTTGTGGAATTAATTTGTTTAGAACCAGTCTTTTTTGCCTCTAGGGAGTTGTCTGATACCTACTATACTGAAGGGACGATTGGGAATTATGCTCTAACCTATGCTTTGGGTTTAGTGTATTCTCCCTATCGTCTCCAAGGACAGGCTACAGGACGACCTACTTACAAAGAAGATTTTGAAGCGATCGCACAAGCATTTTACATATTACCTGCTTCACCTGCAAATGGTCGAGTGACTTTCCGGTTTGAACGTTTCAATGCTCTTTCTGATGCTTATTGGTATGCAATGACTAATAATCGAGTCGCTACTGCAAGAGAAGATTTGCCATTGCAACGCCAAGGGAAAAAGCCTAATTCCTTTAGACCAAGTAATTTTCCTCAAACTGGAAGATTGCGGATGATTGAACGTGGTAATAAATTTCAAACTGTAGTCTTTGGCGATCGCGAATTACCCGACTATATCCGTGTTGGTAAGTTTGCTAGCAAAGTTAAAGTCAATGTTTTAGAGCAATTTGATGTCATTTCATTACCAAATGGACAGTATCAAACTAGAGCTTACTTGAACGTTGCAGATTTACCACCACAAATAGAAATTTTGTCTTTTGATTTAATTTCTATGCCTCCAGCGCCAATACTGAAAAATCTTCATTTTCAAGGTACTGCTTGGCAGGTAGGAGAAATCATTGTTCCATCTGGTTTACAATTTTGTTGTGGAGCTAGAAGTAATGACTAA